The proteins below are encoded in one region of Cytophagales bacterium:
- a CDS encoding RHS repeat domain-containing protein produces MNLFKYGLKIGLLIWAVQSYAQESLKPSGDVVPPSPTVAALNQYVDVPVSHYTGVPEIGVPIFTIPMQQFSVPISLSYHASGLKVADHASWVGAGWSLNAGGSVSRVIRGLPDEYALGEERGFFHNAQYFNSEGNFLYNVLNCETSAVEGNTPGIVEDIASGKKDLEPDVFYLSAPGLSAKFVFNQDREPVLLSASDLDIGHPFTAAANGQANYPVVGDFSWTITAPNGLVYEFTAAEYTSTLTKCQPNGTEEVGVVERQNAWYLTKMSYGSEYVNFSYENETQVYESLYSQSEQFQIYSFSTIRSNNYSPQNSFCTTESTVKAKRLASIESSNGYLIEFGVDTLDRNDLNGSKALETITIKKNGEKIGRYELNHSYFAQQKLKLDGIDQVALDSSGNKIHLKQFEYFSPVQVPSLNSTAQDFYGYFNGKISNQNLVPDWRDEAYHFNPNGADRSIDLEKTKVGTLSKIIHPTGGYTSFDYELHDVAHPNFRETQTLQLYVSEGSEENPQTGISENFIVQNEASLSLLMSSEEPDVEGKNSGFYVEKLINNDWVIQTLEKAESTLPVPLLGIDLSATNRFLLPAGTYRIRAVSYGFPVDLKVVVDEYRAMDFAQIGGLRVREITSYDPISDQYLHDMYEYTIGDTTRKKSSGVVFTLPHFGAYLSEHFRLDLTDYFDENPPDLGDGSGSGGIQPYVGDDTLSITSVIWIKGDNNSWSYEIDTRDVTREDFPPLDQDNPFDYNFHWGNADLADPCEINAMSLYININSSPAIPIATMSGGHVGYTKVKHYKIRNEDKDSGLFNPAPPDWTKNAAIGNDKKMNGMVEYGFVNEMPVQPEEEPFVPALDLTFKNGKTDSVKTFELVGGELLLKRLQVNHYQDAPIDRDLFITALKTLKVVHRDCSDCAETDYKSNYYYYNTNWNYLDRTTSFIYEDDGTISSEVQYQYDSDDHHFQTGTETTNSEGEVISSSMIRLADRPALIQQQVTKVDGEQVSGERLTYQGNRPLSYAAWNRDPSEVPAEVVTLDPHYPVELTNSYDGDYLITEIRSFPSNTANDSEEIRNTFLWGYNGLDLVASLVNVSETELSEHLSALGVNRGWFKDLNNRGNYLTKLLALQARLTQHQQLKIFIHEQPFGPTTVIDETGYRTHFEYDAFGRLFTVRDQDQNVLKIHKYKYINQNF; encoded by the coding sequence ATGAATTTATTCAAATACGGACTTAAAATAGGCTTGCTCATCTGGGCGGTTCAGTCATACGCACAGGAGAGTTTGAAGCCATCGGGTGATGTGGTGCCCCCCTCACCCACGGTGGCCGCCCTCAATCAATACGTTGATGTGCCGGTCAGTCATTACACAGGTGTTCCTGAAATAGGAGTACCGATATTCACCATTCCAATGCAACAGTTTTCGGTGCCCATTTCCCTGAGTTACCACGCTTCAGGACTAAAGGTGGCCGATCATGCTTCCTGGGTTGGAGCAGGATGGAGTCTCAACGCCGGAGGAAGTGTCAGTCGGGTGATACGGGGCCTCCCGGATGAGTATGCTTTGGGCGAGGAAAGAGGCTTTTTTCACAACGCTCAGTACTTTAATTCAGAAGGGAATTTTTTGTACAATGTACTGAATTGCGAAACCAGTGCTGTTGAGGGAAATACCCCTGGTATTGTAGAAGATATTGCTTCCGGTAAGAAAGATTTGGAACCAGATGTTTTCTATCTGTCAGCGCCGGGTTTGTCCGCCAAGTTTGTATTCAACCAGGACCGTGAGCCCGTTCTTCTCAGTGCAAGTGATCTTGATATCGGACATCCTTTTACGGCCGCGGCCAACGGACAGGCCAACTACCCTGTTGTAGGGGACTTCTCATGGACCATAACTGCGCCAAATGGACTGGTTTATGAGTTTACTGCTGCTGAATATACCTCTACCCTTACGAAATGCCAGCCGAATGGTACTGAGGAAGTCGGTGTGGTGGAGCGACAGAACGCGTGGTATCTGACAAAGATGAGCTACGGGTCAGAATACGTAAATTTTAGTTACGAGAATGAGACGCAGGTGTATGAATCACTTTACTCGCAATCTGAGCAATTTCAGATCTACAGCTTTTCGACGATACGTTCAAATAACTATTCACCACAAAATAGTTTCTGTACCACTGAAAGTACGGTGAAGGCAAAAAGATTGGCAAGCATCGAATCTTCCAATGGATATTTGATTGAATTTGGGGTAGACACATTGGACCGTAATGATTTGAATGGGAGCAAAGCCCTTGAAACCATCACCATTAAAAAGAACGGGGAGAAGATTGGACGTTACGAGCTCAATCACAGCTATTTTGCCCAGCAGAAGTTGAAATTGGATGGTATTGATCAGGTTGCCCTTGATAGTTCCGGCAACAAAATACACCTCAAGCAGTTTGAATATTTCTCACCGGTTCAGGTACCTTCTCTGAATTCTACGGCACAGGATTTTTACGGGTATTTCAACGGAAAAATTTCGAATCAAAACCTCGTGCCTGATTGGAGAGACGAAGCTTATCACTTCAATCCAAACGGCGCAGACCGATCCATTGACTTAGAAAAGACGAAAGTTGGTACTTTAAGCAAGATCATACATCCGACAGGAGGCTATACAAGTTTCGATTACGAGCTACACGATGTAGCACATCCGAATTTTAGAGAGACACAGACTTTGCAACTTTATGTTTCGGAAGGAAGCGAAGAGAATCCTCAAACGGGGATTTCTGAGAACTTCATTGTCCAAAACGAAGCTTCTCTTTCCCTACTTATGTCTTCAGAAGAACCGGATGTGGAAGGAAAGAATTCTGGGTTTTATGTAGAGAAGTTGATCAACAATGATTGGGTCATTCAAACCCTTGAAAAAGCTGAAAGTACGCTTCCTGTTCCACTACTAGGTATTGATCTTTCAGCAACCAACCGTTTTTTGTTGCCTGCAGGAACTTATCGCATCAGGGCGGTTTCCTACGGATTTCCTGTTGATTTAAAGGTGGTAGTGGATGAATACCGGGCGATGGATTTTGCCCAAATTGGTGGACTAAGAGTACGAGAGATCACCAGCTATGACCCCATATCCGATCAGTATCTGCATGATATGTATGAATATACCATCGGTGATACTACACGGAAGAAATCCAGTGGTGTCGTATTTACCTTGCCTCATTTCGGTGCTTACCTGAGCGAGCATTTCAGGTTGGATTTGACTGATTATTTTGATGAAAATCCTCCTGATCTTGGGGATGGGTCGGGTTCAGGTGGTATTCAGCCTTACGTAGGAGATGATACGCTTAGCATTACTTCAGTTATATGGATCAAGGGAGATAACAATAGTTGGTCCTATGAAATTGATACAAGAGATGTTACCAGGGAGGATTTTCCACCCCTTGACCAAGACAATCCTTTCGATTACAACTTTCATTGGGGGAATGCCGACCTGGCGGATCCTTGTGAGATCAATGCCATGTCGCTTTACATCAACATCAATTCCTCTCCGGCGATTCCTATAGCGACGATGAGTGGTGGCCATGTCGGGTATACGAAGGTGAAGCACTATAAAATCAGAAATGAAGACAAGGACAGTGGGTTATTCAATCCAGCGCCACCTGATTGGACCAAAAATGCGGCCATTGGAAATGACAAGAAGATGAATGGCATGGTCGAGTACGGTTTCGTCAACGAGATGCCAGTCCAGCCAGAGGAGGAGCCGTTTGTACCTGCCCTGGACTTGACTTTTAAGAATGGGAAAACCGATTCTGTTAAAACTTTTGAATTGGTAGGAGGAGAATTGCTTCTGAAGCGATTACAAGTCAATCATTATCAGGACGCGCCGATCGATAGAGATCTTTTTATCACTGCGCTCAAGACCCTAAAAGTGGTACATCGAGATTGTAGTGATTGTGCGGAGACGGATTATAAGTCTAATTATTATTACTACAATACCAATTGGAATTATCTGGACCGGACAACTAGTTTTATATACGAAGATGATGGTACAATCTCCTCAGAGGTTCAGTACCAATACGATTCGGATGATCATCATTTCCAAACCGGAACAGAAACAACCAATAGTGAAGGAGAAGTGATCTCATCTTCTATGATACGTCTTGCTGACCGGCCTGCACTCATCCAGCAGCAAGTAACCAAGGTAGATGGCGAGCAAGTTTCTGGAGAGCGATTGACGTATCAGGGTAACCGCCCTCTATCCTACGCTGCCTGGAATCGTGATCCATCAGAGGTGCCTGCTGAAGTGGTTACTCTTGACCCACATTACCCGGTTGAACTTACCAATTCCTATGATGGAGATTATCTTATCACTGAAATCAGATCGTTTCCAAGTAATACCGCCAATGATTCTGAGGAGATACGGAACACCTTTTTATGGGGCTACAATGGTCTCGATCTGGTGGCGTCTCTGGTCAATGTTTCCGAGACCGAACTATCAGAACACTTGTCGGCGCTAGGGGTAAACCGTGGATGGTTCAAGGATCTGAATAATCGAGGTAATTATTTGACTAAACTTCTTGCCTTGCAGGCTCGATTAACGCAGCATCAGCAGTTGAAGATCTTCATTCATGAGCAGCCTTTCGGTCCTACCACCGTAATCGACGAAACGGGCTACCGGACACATTTCGAATATGATGCGTTTGGTCGCTTATTTACTGTCCGCGATCAGGATCAGAATGTCCTGAAGATCCACAAGTACAAATACATCAATCAAAACTTCTAA